A genomic segment from Tuwongella immobilis encodes:
- a CDS encoding GTP-binding protein — translation MPKTLPVTVLSGFLGAGKTTVLQHVLNNRAGLRVAVIVNDMSQVNIDAQLVAAGTSLSRTEERLVELSNGCICCTLREDLLLEVSKLAAEGRFDYLLIESTGISEPMPVAETFTLGIGDGKPLSEIARLDTLVTVVDGVNFLPDYELAEDLKARGQVASTEDARTVADLLIEQVEFADVLLISKVDLVATAKIDRLETLLRTLNPYARILRMSNGAIPPEKILNTGRFDFERAVSMPGWKARARGEVASESDEFGIQSFVYRARRPFHPMRFWNRLHAGWPGVLRSKGFFWLATRVERIGVWSQASRVARLDVGGVWWAVIPPEDRPQSPEFAESLAKIWDPRVGDCRQELVFIGKDIQPQRLTEELNACLLTDDEMRYGPPSWMEWEDPFPIWPSLAELLAAGPK, via the coding sequence ATGCCGAAAACGCTTCCTGTCACCGTGCTCTCCGGATTCCTGGGTGCCGGCAAAACGACGGTCTTGCAGCATGTTCTCAACAATCGAGCCGGGTTGCGCGTCGCGGTCATCGTCAATGACATGTCGCAAGTCAACATCGACGCCCAATTGGTGGCCGCAGGCACATCGCTGAGCCGCACCGAAGAACGGCTGGTCGAACTCTCCAATGGCTGCATCTGTTGCACGCTGCGCGAAGATTTATTGCTAGAAGTGAGCAAATTGGCTGCCGAGGGGCGATTCGACTATCTTCTGATCGAATCGACGGGAATTTCCGAACCGATGCCCGTTGCCGAGACGTTCACGTTGGGAATCGGCGATGGGAAACCGTTATCCGAAATCGCACGATTGGACACGCTTGTCACCGTGGTCGATGGTGTGAACTTTCTCCCCGATTACGAACTTGCCGAAGATCTGAAGGCACGCGGCCAAGTCGCCAGCACGGAGGATGCCCGGACGGTTGCCGATCTCCTCATCGAACAAGTCGAATTCGCAGACGTCTTGCTCATCAGCAAAGTCGATTTGGTAGCGACCGCGAAGATTGATCGCTTGGAGACGTTGCTGCGCACGTTGAATCCGTATGCCCGAATTCTTCGCATGAGCAACGGCGCGATTCCGCCGGAGAAAATCCTGAATACGGGCCGATTCGATTTCGAGCGTGCCGTTAGCATGCCGGGTTGGAAAGCCCGCGCACGCGGCGAAGTGGCATCCGAATCCGACGAATTTGGCATTCAATCATTTGTCTATCGCGCCCGTCGGCCGTTCCATCCGATGCGATTCTGGAATCGTCTCCATGCCGGGTGGCCGGGGGTGTTGCGCAGCAAGGGATTTTTCTGGCTGGCCACGCGGGTTGAGCGCATTGGTGTCTGGTCGCAAGCGAGTCGGGTGGCGCGGCTGGATGTCGGCGGCGTCTGGTGGGCAGTCATTCCGCCGGAAGATCGACCACAATCGCCGGAGTTCGCCGAATCGCTGGCCAAGATTTGGGACCCACGCGTCGGCGATTGTCGGCAGGAATTGGTGTTTATCGGCAAAGACATTCAGCCCCAGCGGCTTACCGAGGAGCTGAATGCCTGTTTGCTAACCGATGACGAGATGCGCTACGGACCGCCGAGTTGGATGGAGTGGGAAGACCCGTTCCCCATCTGGCCATCCCTGGCGGAGTTACTCGCGGCCGGACCGAAGTAA
- a CDS encoding ThuA domain-containing protein, which translates to MNLSRREFLAAATALPLVAPASTVANADRPKKLVLIAGTPSHGPGAHEHNAGVQLFHKCLTGFPGLDVSFVLNGYPKDDSILDSADGILVYSDGGGGHPLIQGARSERIGKLLEKGVGLFCLHFAVEVPKGKPGDIFRSWIGGCYEHEWSCNPMWKAEFKNLPEHPITRGVKPFAIHDEWYFNMRFRPEMTGVTPILTASPTDATRDGPYVYPRGPYAHIQAAKGRPEHLMWATERPDGGRGVGFTGGHFHANWKNDDFRKVVLNALLWITKVEVPATGVVSTVTAEDMQKNLDPKGQRK; encoded by the coding sequence ATGAATTTGTCTCGCCGCGAATTTCTGGCCGCCGCAACGGCGCTGCCGCTGGTGGCTCCCGCTTCGACCGTTGCCAACGCCGATCGGCCCAAGAAATTGGTTCTGATCGCCGGCACCCCCAGTCACGGGCCTGGGGCGCATGAGCATAACGCCGGGGTGCAACTATTCCACAAGTGTTTGACTGGTTTCCCCGGTTTGGATGTGTCGTTCGTGCTCAATGGCTATCCCAAGGATGATTCGATTCTCGACTCCGCCGATGGAATTCTGGTCTACTCCGATGGCGGCGGCGGGCATCCGCTCATTCAAGGGGCCCGCAGCGAACGCATCGGCAAGTTGCTCGAAAAGGGCGTCGGTTTGTTTTGCCTGCATTTCGCGGTCGAAGTTCCGAAGGGCAAACCGGGCGACATCTTCCGAAGCTGGATTGGCGGATGTTACGAACACGAGTGGTCGTGCAATCCGATGTGGAAGGCCGAATTCAAGAATCTGCCCGAGCATCCGATTACCCGCGGCGTCAAGCCGTTCGCCATTCACGATGAATGGTACTTCAATATGCGGTTTCGCCCGGAAATGACCGGCGTGACGCCGATTCTCACCGCCTCGCCCACGGATGCAACACGCGATGGCCCTTACGTTTATCCCCGTGGACCGTATGCGCACATTCAGGCAGCCAAAGGACGGCCCGAACATCTGATGTGGGCCACCGAGCGTCCCGATGGCGGTCGCGGTGTCGGCTTCACCGGCGGTCACTTCCATGCCAATTGGAAGAATGACGATTTCCGCAAGGTGGTGCTGAACGCGCTGTTGTGGATTACCAAGGTCGAAGTGCCAGCGACGGGCGTTGTCTCGACGGTAACCGCCGAAGACATGCAAAAGAATCTCGACCCCAAGGGCCAACGAAAATAA
- a CDS encoding class I SAM-dependent methyltransferase — translation MERTSWSMDALRDCIIESLAHPDFRRASFAGVQRGLPSEWKRVSVRPLELRGVYHLQFSYFDGRKTLVRNGTPEEIGPWVEELLRVRFAGVHLSGADEIDIRTSKRGKVTVHRSPPHAKAVPVRLTHNRIKEVPLPEGRADSVLKVMGILTQDGHVRPTMRPKFTQINEFLKHLLVVIEDAQLNRLGRPIEILDCGCGSSYLTIATHHYLNDVLNLPATVLGVDINEEVIRKSTERAKRLGSDGLGFACETIGEVQQKADVVLALHACDTATDDALAQAIRADAKLVMSVPCCHHDLNRRIKADGDASPLRGILRYGILRERMADLATDGLRAAALRVMGYRTDVVEFVSPEHTARNLLIRAVKVGPVGDSSSVREYLELRQFWQVTPYLERVFGDRFLQLIGATGAPPTALAYPTAVQASVQPEG, via the coding sequence ATGGAACGCACCTCTTGGTCGATGGATGCGCTGCGCGATTGCATTATTGAATCGCTGGCTCATCCGGATTTTCGCCGCGCGAGCTTCGCCGGGGTCCAACGTGGGCTCCCGTCGGAGTGGAAGCGGGTCTCCGTCCGTCCGCTTGAACTGCGTGGCGTCTATCACCTGCAATTTAGCTATTTCGATGGGCGGAAGACCCTGGTGCGCAACGGCACACCGGAAGAAATTGGGCCATGGGTGGAAGAACTGTTACGCGTTCGCTTTGCCGGGGTTCATCTTTCGGGTGCCGATGAAATTGACATTCGCACCTCGAAGCGCGGCAAAGTCACCGTGCATCGCAGTCCTCCCCATGCCAAAGCGGTCCCCGTGCGACTCACCCATAATCGGATTAAAGAAGTGCCTCTCCCCGAAGGACGGGCCGATTCCGTTCTCAAAGTGATGGGCATTCTCACCCAGGATGGGCACGTTCGCCCCACGATGCGACCGAAATTCACCCAAATCAATGAATTTCTCAAGCATTTGCTGGTCGTCATCGAGGATGCGCAACTGAATCGGTTGGGTCGCCCGATCGAGATCCTCGACTGCGGCTGTGGGTCGAGTTATCTAACGATTGCGACACATCACTATTTGAACGATGTCCTCAATCTGCCGGCAACCGTGCTGGGGGTAGACATCAACGAAGAAGTCATCCGCAAAAGCACCGAACGAGCCAAACGCCTCGGCAGCGATGGACTGGGATTTGCCTGCGAGACAATTGGCGAAGTCCAACAGAAAGCCGATGTGGTGCTGGCGCTCCATGCCTGCGATACGGCAACCGATGATGCCCTCGCGCAAGCCATTCGCGCCGATGCCAAACTGGTGATGAGCGTCCCCTGCTGCCATCACGATCTGAATCGGCGCATCAAGGCCGACGGGGATGCCTCCCCCTTGCGGGGAATTCTGCGCTACGGAATTCTCCGCGAGCGCATGGCCGATCTTGCAACCGATGGATTGCGCGCTGCCGCCCTTCGGGTGATGGGCTACCGAACCGATGTCGTCGAATTCGTCAGCCCCGAGCATACCGCGCGCAACCTGCTGATTCGCGCCGTCAAGGTCGGCCCGGTCGGCGATAGCAGCAGCGTGCGGGAATATCTCGAACTACGGCAATTCTGGCAGGTGACGCCATACTTGGAACGGGTATTCGGCGATCGCTTCCTGCAACTGATCGGAGCCACCGGAGCGCCGCCGACGGCCCTTGCCTACCCGACTGCCGTGCAAGCATCGGTACAACCGGAAGGTTGA
- a CDS encoding DUF1559 family PulG-like putative transporter, which yields MRRRTGFTLIELLVVIAVVAILIGLLLPAVQKVRESAARMQCQNNLKQLGLALHGFHGIHEVFPASGWTTSGIGNPNGKYVGWRPLTLPFIEQENLQRLYKFEFNWWEDTNPTAAGVPVKTYVCPSVGNRIAVTSAVAKPPRPAMTFPVPLAPTDYEAIMGVQNTVNPAIYTSANNRSAMFRNSRISISGITDGTSTTLLLVECAARPMLLRNRTMVPDVRNDQGQGWADSEGPFSFDGSDAAGIPYEGIAAPDNARSMNATNLNEPYSFHGNGCNVLFADGHVRFLNESLPARTFAALVTRAAGEVISDIE from the coding sequence ATGCGACGTCGCACCGGATTTACCCTGATTGAATTGCTCGTGGTGATTGCCGTTGTCGCAATCCTGATCGGACTGCTTCTGCCTGCGGTCCAAAAAGTTCGGGAAAGCGCGGCACGCATGCAATGCCAAAATAATCTGAAGCAACTCGGATTGGCATTGCATGGCTTTCATGGGATTCACGAAGTATTCCCCGCGTCGGGATGGACCACCTCGGGGATCGGGAATCCGAATGGGAAGTATGTTGGCTGGCGTCCGTTGACGCTGCCGTTTATCGAGCAAGAAAATCTACAACGATTGTACAAATTCGAATTCAATTGGTGGGAAGACACGAATCCGACTGCCGCAGGTGTGCCCGTGAAGACGTATGTTTGTCCCAGCGTGGGCAATCGAATCGCTGTCACCTCCGCCGTGGCCAAGCCACCTCGCCCGGCAATGACCTTCCCGGTGCCGCTTGCCCCGACCGATTACGAAGCGATCATGGGCGTGCAAAACACGGTCAACCCCGCGATCTACACCTCGGCGAACAATCGCTCGGCGATGTTCCGCAACTCGCGGATCTCGATTTCCGGAATCACGGATGGCACCTCCACCACCCTGCTCCTGGTGGAATGCGCGGCCCGACCGATGCTGCTTCGGAATCGAACGATGGTGCCCGATGTGCGAAACGACCAAGGACAAGGCTGGGCCGACAGCGAAGGTCCGTTTAGTTTCGATGGTAGCGACGCGGCGGGCATTCCATATGAAGGAATCGCCGCCCCGGACAACGCTCGCTCCATGAATGCGACCAATCTCAACGAGCCGTACAGTTTCCACGGCAACGGTTGCAATGTGCTGTTCGCCGATGGACACGTTCGATTTCTGAACGAATCGCTGCCCGCACGCACATTCGCCGCACTCGTGACCCGAGCCGCTGGCGAAGTGATTTCGGATATCGAATGA
- a CDS encoding DUF1592 domain-containing protein, with the protein MKIRWTLVLGCFVITASLRAESPGAELYKSQCARCHGPQGQGVAKKYSQPLAGELSIAQLSEVVRKTMPEDNPESLTPEQSTAIAAFMYDSFYSPIARERTRPARIDLTRLTVNQYRHSVSDILGSFRFNTNRWQDGGKGLKGEYFADRGYRNRQVERTDPTIQFDFGTNPPTEGKYPSPEYSVRWSGSLLAPESGEYTFIVKSDQAVLLYINGNEPLVDARVRSGNQTEYVVSLMLTGGRVVPIRLEFSKALQGVKDKAPKPTPAFVSLNWKPPHGQIEPIPTRFLSPVSVPDQHAVTIAFPPDDQSMGWERGSSVSKEWDAATSEAALEAAKAIIQQFNRISGVDARAPKPNQLQQAKQFAGKFVERAFRQPLTPDQRALYIDRQFQLAGDDLTLAMQRVVLLTLKSPRFLFRETAESADAYATASRLSFALWDSIPDQELLNAAAQGRLKTIADTRKQAERMLQDPRAAVKMRRFLMHWLRLDQERELVKNPKLFPEFEPILPDLKTSLELFLDEIVWSDRSDFRQLLLSDSVYLNGRLAKVYGVNLPADAPFQKVQLDVGKRSGVLTHPYLLSSFAYSEHSSPIHRGVFLAKGILGTGLKPPQDAFSPLAASAHPNLNTRERVLLQTKGANCQTCHSVINPLGFALESFDAIGKYRQLDNQKPIDARGEYITRSGTIQKFTGAVELAKFLANSPEVSESFTRQLFHHLIQQPIRAYGANRTEEYRAFWEQNGYNIRRLMIEIAATAALPRMESRQR; encoded by the coding sequence ATGAAAATCCGTTGGACACTCGTGTTGGGATGCTTTGTCATCACCGCTTCGCTCCGCGCAGAAAGTCCGGGCGCGGAGTTATACAAGTCCCAATGCGCGCGATGTCATGGCCCACAAGGTCAAGGCGTTGCGAAAAAGTATTCGCAACCACTCGCGGGCGAATTATCCATCGCACAATTGTCGGAAGTTGTTCGCAAGACAATGCCCGAGGATAATCCGGAATCGCTCACGCCAGAACAATCGACTGCGATTGCCGCGTTTATGTATGATTCGTTCTATTCTCCGATTGCACGCGAACGCACCCGCCCCGCTCGAATCGATCTGACGCGATTGACCGTGAATCAATATCGCCACTCCGTCAGCGACATTCTCGGGAGCTTTCGATTCAACACCAATCGCTGGCAGGACGGTGGCAAAGGGCTGAAAGGCGAATATTTCGCCGATCGCGGCTATCGCAATCGTCAAGTGGAACGGACTGATCCAACGATTCAATTCGATTTCGGAACGAATCCCCCCACAGAAGGCAAATATCCCAGCCCGGAATATTCGGTTCGTTGGTCCGGTAGTCTGCTCGCGCCGGAATCGGGGGAATACACGTTTATCGTCAAAAGTGACCAAGCGGTATTGCTTTACATCAATGGCAACGAACCGTTGGTCGATGCGCGGGTGCGTTCGGGAAATCAAACCGAATATGTCGTGTCGCTCATGCTCACCGGCGGTCGTGTCGTGCCGATTCGCTTGGAGTTTAGCAAAGCACTCCAAGGCGTCAAAGATAAAGCACCCAAACCGACACCCGCGTTTGTGTCGCTCAACTGGAAGCCACCCCACGGCCAAATCGAACCGATTCCGACCCGATTCTTGTCCCCGGTTTCCGTTCCCGATCAGCATGCCGTTACGATCGCATTTCCGCCAGACGATCAATCCATGGGTTGGGAACGCGGCAGTTCCGTATCCAAGGAATGGGACGCGGCCACCAGCGAAGCCGCACTCGAAGCCGCCAAAGCGATCATCCAACAATTCAATCGCATCTCGGGAGTGGATGCCCGCGCTCCGAAACCGAACCAACTGCAACAGGCCAAACAGTTTGCGGGGAAATTCGTCGAACGGGCCTTTCGACAACCGCTCACTCCCGACCAACGTGCCTTGTACATTGATCGCCAATTCCAACTCGCTGGCGACGATCTAACCCTAGCGATGCAACGGGTTGTTCTGCTGACACTGAAGTCGCCGCGATTCCTATTTCGGGAAACCGCCGAGAGCGCAGACGCCTACGCGACGGCATCCCGACTGTCGTTCGCGCTGTGGGATTCCATTCCCGATCAGGAATTGCTGAACGCGGCCGCTCAAGGACGCCTGAAGACGATTGCCGACACGCGTAAACAAGCCGAGCGAATGCTGCAAGATCCCCGCGCAGCGGTGAAGATGCGGCGATTTCTGATGCACTGGCTGCGATTGGATCAAGAACGAGAATTGGTGAAAAATCCCAAATTGTTCCCCGAATTTGAGCCGATTCTGCCCGACCTGAAAACATCCTTGGAATTATTCCTGGATGAGATTGTCTGGTCGGATCGTTCCGATTTTCGACAACTGCTTCTCTCGGATTCGGTTTACCTAAACGGTCGCCTGGCCAAGGTTTACGGCGTGAATCTCCCGGCCGATGCCCCGTTTCAGAAAGTGCAGCTTGATGTCGGCAAGCGCTCCGGGGTACTGACGCATCCCTATTTGCTGAGTAGCTTTGCGTATTCGGAGCATTCCTCGCCGATTCATCGGGGCGTGTTCCTGGCCAAGGGGATTCTCGGCACCGGATTGAAGCCGCCCCAAGATGCGTTTAGCCCGCTGGCGGCATCCGCTCACCCGAATCTGAATACCCGCGAACGAGTCTTGCTGCAAACCAAGGGTGCGAATTGTCAAACGTGCCATAGTGTGATTAATCCACTCGGATTTGCCCTGGAATCGTTCGACGCGATCGGGAAATATCGTCAATTGGACAATCAAAAACCGATCGATGCTCGCGGCGAATACATCACCCGTTCCGGCACAATCCAGAAGTTCACTGGCGCGGTGGAGTTGGCCAAATTCTTGGCCAATAGCCCCGAGGTCAGTGAATCGTTCACCCGACAATTGTTCCACCACCTGATTCAGCAACCAATCCGTGCGTATGGTGCGAATCGCACGGAAGAATATCGTGCCTTCTGGGAACAGAACGGGTACAATATTCGCCGATTGATGATTGAGATTGCCGCAACCGCGGCGTTGCCCCGAATGGAATCCCGCCAACGATAA
- a CDS encoding DUF1552 domain-containing protein has translation MMPVSRRDFIRSLGVSSATLPFVLNLPSLAFANQTKRKQRLLILFSPNGTVVNQFWPDQVGKDFQLKAITKPLERFRDQMLFLHGVHDRVRGDGDAHMRGIGCLLTGIELFPGNIQGGSDTPAGWSSGHSIDQEIKNFLQKDPATRTRFGSLEFGVMVPERADTWTRMVYAGPNKPIAPIDNPYQMFNKLYGRTKDNQILASVLDDLTADLKKVSGAVSQEDRRLLDEHATLVREMEVELKQSSQSGALNHPVPQLEAGIKEEAANLPKLSKMQLDLIVNSFLGDFTRVATLQYTNSVGNVPMRWLGVDEGHHELSHEPDSNEKAQEKLVKINTWYCEQIAYLCKRLADTPEPGSTGSMLDHTTILWTNELGKGNSHTLNNIPWMMVGGGLNFKMGRSLKYNNVAHNRLLISLAHAFGHHIEQFGKPDFSSGGPLNDLT, from the coding sequence ATGATGCCCGTTTCTCGTCGTGATTTTATCCGCAGCCTGGGTGTCAGCTCGGCTACCTTGCCGTTTGTCCTGAATCTGCCGAGCCTTGCGTTCGCCAACCAAACGAAGCGCAAGCAACGGCTACTGATCCTGTTCAGCCCCAACGGCACCGTGGTGAATCAATTCTGGCCGGACCAGGTCGGGAAAGATTTCCAACTCAAAGCAATCACCAAACCGTTGGAACGATTCCGCGATCAGATGCTGTTCCTGCACGGCGTGCATGATCGGGTTCGCGGCGATGGCGATGCTCACATGCGGGGCATTGGTTGCCTTCTCACCGGTATCGAATTGTTCCCTGGCAATATCCAAGGCGGTTCGGATACGCCTGCAGGTTGGTCGTCGGGGCATTCGATTGACCAAGAAATCAAGAATTTTCTGCAAAAAGATCCGGCCACGCGCACCCGATTCGGTAGTCTGGAATTCGGCGTGATGGTTCCCGAACGTGCGGACACCTGGACGCGGATGGTCTATGCCGGTCCGAACAAGCCAATCGCACCGATCGATAATCCGTACCAGATGTTCAACAAATTGTACGGTCGCACGAAAGACAACCAAATTTTGGCGAGTGTGCTGGATGATCTCACGGCCGATCTGAAGAAAGTCTCGGGCGCGGTCAGCCAAGAAGATCGTCGATTGCTTGATGAGCATGCGACGCTCGTTCGTGAGATGGAAGTGGAACTGAAGCAGTCGAGTCAATCGGGTGCACTCAATCACCCGGTGCCGCAACTCGAAGCGGGCATTAAGGAAGAAGCGGCGAATCTGCCCAAACTCAGCAAGATGCAGCTGGATTTGATTGTCAACAGCTTCCTGGGCGATTTCACTCGGGTGGCGACACTGCAATACACCAATTCGGTTGGAAACGTGCCGATGCGGTGGCTCGGTGTCGATGAAGGCCACCACGAACTGTCGCACGAACCGGACAGCAATGAAAAAGCGCAAGAAAAGTTGGTGAAAATCAACACTTGGTACTGCGAGCAAATCGCCTACTTGTGCAAACGTCTGGCCGACACTCCCGAACCGGGCAGCACTGGCAGCATGTTGGATCACACGACGATTCTGTGGACCAACGAATTGGGCAAAGGAAACTCACACACGCTCAACAACATCCCATGGATGATGGTCGGCGGTGGGTTGAACTTCAAGATGGGGCGAAGCTTGAAGTATAACAATGTCGCTCACAACCGATTGCTGATTAGCCTCGCGCATGCGTTTGGCCATCATATCGAGCAGTTCGGCAAGCCCGACTTCAGCAGTGGCGGCCCGCTGAACGATCTGACCTGA